In Candidatus Margulisiibacteriota bacterium, the sequence CTCTGGGCATTGTGTCCGGTTTCCCTGACGGAACTTTCAAGCCGCAGAAGGGGCTTACGAGGGCCGAAATGGTTACCCTTCTTGTTCGGGCAAAGAATACGGTTCTTACGAAGCCGTCTGGCAACGTGTTCAAGGATGTCAGAAAGGAGCACTGGGCTTCGCAGTACATAAAGGCCTCTCTTAATTCCAATATTGTAAAAGGCTATCCTGACGGCACCTTTAAACCGTCTGCGGGGCTGACCAGGGCCGAGGCCGTGTCCGTTCTGGTAAGGTTTGGCGATATCCGGGAAAAGGAAACAGCTGCTTCTGCGTCCTACAGCGATATTGCTTCAAAACACTGGGCTTTTAGGTCGATAAGCGCGGCCAGACAGGCAGGGCTTTTGTCTTTCATAAAAGAGAGCACCTTCAAACCGCAGCGGCCCATAACCAGGGCGGAAGCCTGCGAAATGCTTTCCAGGATAAAGTTCATTTCCGGAAAGATCGACCAGCTTCTTAGTTTTGACATCGGATACTGACCTCTAAAGAGAAATGATGGATCCAGATAAAAAAATAAGGACCGCTGTTATAGGGACCGGTTTTATGGGGTCCCTCCACTGCCGCGCTTATTCCATGGACAAAGACTGTGTTTTTACAGGCGTTTTTGACGCTGACAAAAAGTCCTCTGCCGACCAGGCCTCAAAATACAACATCAAAGCCTTTGATTCTGTCCAGGAACTACTTGAGAATGTTGATGCTGTCTCTGTTGCCGCTCCAACCACCCTGCACTATGAAATTGGAAAGGCCTGTATAGAAAAGGGGGTCCATCTTCTGATGGAAAAGCCCATAGCTGCAACGATCGATGAGGCAAAAGAACTTGAGAAAGCGCTCGATAAAAGCGGTCTTGTCTTTGCCATAGGGTATATAGAAAAATTCAATCCCGCGGTCAAGGAATTGTTTAAAGCGATAAAGGGGGAAAAGATACTTTCTTTCGAAGCCTTAAGGGAAGCCCCTCCCGCGCCCAGAGCCAACGATGTGAGCGTGGTGCTTGACCTTATGATCCATGACATTGATATACTCCTGGCCGCAACTAATTATGGAAGCCCGGAATTGATCAAGGCCGAAGGCA encodes:
- a CDS encoding Gfo/Idh/MocA family oxidoreductase, producing the protein MMDPDKKIRTAVIGTGFMGSLHCRAYSMDKDCVFTGVFDADKKSSADQASKYNIKAFDSVQELLENVDAVSVAAPTTLHYEIGKACIEKGVHLLMEKPIAATIDEAKELEKALDKSGLVFAIGYIEKFNPAVKELFKAIKGEKILSFEALREAPPAPRANDVSVVLDLMIHDIDILLAATNYGSPELIKAEGRKTSRDVIEDASCAIAFKDGTKAFLRASKVSGKKLRTIRAVCSGILAEADLISKKLKITKDGTVSEIEASGLEPIRAEVSDFLKAVKGNGAPASDIRSACLSFETAKKIERLIEGR